One Diceros bicornis minor isolate mBicDic1 chromosome 11, mDicBic1.mat.cur, whole genome shotgun sequence genomic region harbors:
- the DEFB136 gene encoding defensin beta 136 has protein sequence MKLCLSGLFFLLVISLASVNGLFGNDGVELRVCTTLGGRCFFGCKMGWAWVAYCHNVLSCCIEMKKNKPPAALLP, from the exons ATGAAGCTCTGTCTCTCTGGGTTATTCTTCCTCCTGGTGATCTCACTGGCTTCAG tgaaTGGTTTGTTTGGAAATGATGGAGTAGAACTTCGTGTTTGCACTACACTTGGTGGCAGATGTTTTTTCGGTTGTAAAATGGGATGGGCATGGGTGGCATACTGTCACAACGTACTGTCTTGTTGcatagaaatgaagaaaaataaaccccCGGCAGCCCTACTGCCATGA